The Hermetia illucens chromosome 2, iHerIll2.2.curated.20191125, whole genome shotgun sequence genomic interval AGTTGCCATATGTCTGCATTAATATCTTTACCTGTTGTGCTAACAACATTTGCTGACGAGCCGTCGAATTCCGCACAAATATAACAGACTCGGTTTTTTCACGCCTCGGTCTTAAGAAATCCAGATTTCTGGATGTCAGTGTATTTGTCCAGCTTGACTCGTTTCTACTATTTGACGGCGAGGAAGACGAAGTCACAGAAATATTTTGCTGCTGAGATGTCATCATTTGGCCTTGCTGCTTCTTATTTGCATGCGGTGCTTGAGATTGCTGTTCTGCCGCTTTAGTCACAAAATCTGTTAATACTGGTTCACCTTTATTCCGATTACGTTGGAATATTGCGCTGGAACGAAGTTGCGCGGATATGTTAACGGGGCTTAGGCGTTCACCCAAAATCGCCGAGTGGCGCTTAGACAATGGGAAAAAGTCGGATTTTTCCCTTCTAAATCcccgaacgaaatttagtggaagtTTTGATTCGCTATCttgtcttttatggttcttattattattactattgctGCTATTATTCGCAGAAGAGGATGAACTACTTTTTTGAATATTCGAGATGTTATCTAATTTTTGATTTGCAGCCAGCATCTCACTTTTTACTCTTTCTTCCAATTTTACTTTATTATTgtattcttcagcctttttcttgTCATTTGCAGTTGAAGATGATGACGACGATGGGGCTGATATTTTCCTCTGTTGTTGACCACTTTGAACGGCGACTTTGCAAGTGGGAACTGAACAATTGATTCGATTGTTCCGATCCAGGTGACTGTTCGACACCAAAGTACTGCTTTTGGATCGATCCAAGGACGTGCGGTTCGGGAAAAATTTCTCAAAGTCCCAATCCCGAAGAAGGACcgtttcttcattttcattctcGGAAGCAGTTGAAGATGTGGAAGCTATTGAAGATTGGGTCTCGAATTTCTGcacaaaattttagttttttttttgtgtttctaTTCTAAttgacttttatattttttaggtTCATTTTCTTATTTGCGATAAATACAATTTTTCATTCTGTTTGTTTTGATTTATTATATGAAAATGCAATGTTTGTTATGTGCATGTGAAAACATATTCATATGTACTTCAATATTTATGTATTTCTGTATTTAGGAGATAGTTGGATGGAACAGTAAgaggaatatttaattttttgaacaATTCTGTACAGGACTTGAATGAACTTGGAGTCTTTACAGGGAATAGATTGTAGCAGATATAGGATTAAATGAATCAGAATGAAACGATGATAattagaaataaattaaaacaaaccaaataaaagaaattgaatttaaaaattatcGAAGTTCACTACGGCACCACAACCACTTGTAATTTCTTTTACAATTAATCGAATTACTTCTTTTCATAGAAAAATATTCGTTTCAAGTTTCACCTCCAGTGAGTTATTCCAAGATTTAAAAGTGCTGTCTCGCTAATAATAGAAATTTCGAAGTTCCGTGTAGTAAATATTTCATGTGGAGtgcaattttttattaaaatggttTAATCATTGATGATTAAATCCATTAAGCCTTCCCTTCTTTGAAATTATGCCAAAAAATTTTAGCGATATGATATGAATTGATCATCTAtcgaaataatttaatttttatgtttttagaaATAAACAGTCATCTTTTGAGTAAGTAGGAGCGGTGAATATTAATGAATACCAACAGCGAAACTACGTTTTTACTCTTGAAACGAATATTAAATCTGATTTGCGCTAAATTTTGGAGGACTCAATTAAAATTTCTTACTAAAATTTGAACTTCTTTCCACTTTTTAATCGAAACccaaattttctttgaaaaaaatcaccaattttttatataatttctgttacattttaatataatatgCCGACGAAGAAGTGATTACAACTGACCTATGAAAACATGATACTCACCCTTTTCATGATTAACGTGCGGTCGCCAGCTTGATCGTCATCGTCTGGAGTTGGTGGTAGTGGTCGGTTTGGTGGGCCTCCTGATCCATGGGTTGGTGGTGCATTAGATGAGTCTTCCGAAAGCGGACCTAATCCTGGCCTATATGAAAATTCAGGACTAACAAACAAAATCGAAAAACAAAGCAAGCAACGAAAATGGTTCAATATTGCAAGAGAAAGAAaagttcaaaatcaaaaatcaaatgaaatcaaatgaaaaatagaaaatattgcaATTATTGTTGATTTTCAATTAAGAGCTTTTACTTTTCTTTCACGTTCCATAAATTAGGTAAATTGGACGCTATTGATATCAGAAAATCAAGAGCTTCTATGAACTAGACTCTTTCCGGAAATAAAGCCGGGCAAAAGATGCTGGTATATTGTGCAAACAAATGTTTCCACTGATTAAAGTGGAATTTAAAATCTCTTACTTAGGAGCAGGGTATACCAAACCACGATGGTACAATCATTAAAAACCAATGAATGTTAGATTCGGTCTGacaagaaatatttaaatttcataGCATATATATGGATGAGTATGATTGCAAGATAAATGCTATTTTCAATATCCACTATACAGAAATATTTCGATTTCGAAGAAATGACAGAATGACGGTTAATAAATAGTTGATAATTGATGATAAGAAAACTTACACAATTTTAATTAGTTCTTATAAGCTGTCTGTTCCAATTCGCACAAGCAAATCGTTTCATTGTGTCCACAGCAAAATTCAGTTAACTTTACTTCTCAAAGGCTTCGTTAAATGTTTTGATTCAAAGAAGGTCCTGATCTAATACGAAAATATACTTTCTAAGAAATAAAACTTACAGCGGTTTCGGTGGATCGCTAGCCAAGAGAGTTCCATCATTCCTGCCGCGGTCATTCGGTTCATCTGGTTCACTGTCTGTATCACTGCTGTCAATTGGATCCAAAGGATTAACTGATTCGACGTGGTGATTATTAGAAGCTGGAGGCGCAGGAGCTGGTTTCAACTGGCCGGGCGCTGAGGAATTTGAATGACGAACGTTCACTGCAGGCGCTACATCCGATCGTTGATGCGACTCCTTGCCTGCTTGCTCGGATGATTTTTGCCGTGACTGTTGAGAGACGCCCAATTCATTTAATTGTGCAGCTAACATGTCCAAATCCTATGGTGATATAGGACGATTTTGGTTTGGTGGTTTGATGATTTATgagaggaaaaaaaaacaaagaaaaaatcatGTAATGTGACAGTGTGGAATGAAATAAACACGTCTTTCTGAAAGCATATCTTTTAGAGAAGCAGCAAAGAAGGTAGATGCCATAGGTATATGGAAGGGCTAAATGTGTTGGTGGCATTCGTTATAAGAAATTCTTGAAGCCAAAATAATTTTAGATTATGGAATTTCTCCAAAGACAATGATTATGGATGgacaataaataatattttgtgtTGAATGCAAAGTTCCCATGTAATATTTATTGACGTGTTCCATGAAAATTCCACTTCTACAGAGTAGCGCCTCTGCTTCTTGTTTTGATAAAACTAAACTTTATTAAGATAGAGAAAAAGAATAAGCAAAATATTTCACAGAATTGTGTTTGGTTTTGAGTTGGAAAGCAAAAGCCGGAAAATAAACATTACAAGGATTTTTTTCATCATTAGGAAGGATGCAAGAGGTTTTTGGTGggttaaattttattaaaggaGAGTTTCAAATTTGAAAGAGTAAAGCAAATAATGCtaaaaaaacgaataaaatagCAAACAGGTACAACTTGAAAAATAAGTGTTCACCTACCTCAGGCTTTCTGGGCGGAAGCTaaaatatgcatgtattacCGATATGTTCGACATGATTTTAGAGTTTGTTGTTTTGTAATTGTTTTTGTATATCATTGCATTGTGCGGTCAATATTCGTTGGGTGTAATGATTATGCACGGATGTTACAATGTGTCATGACGAAAGATTCATTATTTTGTCAATTGTAAATATAACATCATTGGTTTGGAAAAAGTACAAAAAAGCAACCATTGGGCAAGTAGTAGTAGAGTGGACAGCAAATGAATCAcatgaaaaaaagtaaattgaaattaataaaactaaaaTCAGCATGCataaaatatctaaattgtGTTTTTTCTTTCAGAAAATTTGAATGAAGGCACATTTATTGAAGGATTTGGTGCGAATAAAATTTTGAGGTAGAAATTGATGAACGTCGAGGGATTAAGCCACCATAGAATTATCACATtcgaaaaagaaatatttgcaattttttccacaggcaaaaCGGCAGGAAAACACACGATACTTTAGTTCTTGCAtcatctcatctcatctcttgaatgaagtgctctaacacacttcaagcccctggtccagtatggattgttgcgccaacgattattattactattatcatCTCAATATAGTATTCTAGCTGATTTTTTTCCCATTTAAGTCATAGTAAAACAAGTCATCATAGACGACGAACCTTCAAGAGACCGAACACGTCAGCCAGATGTAAGTAAATTCCGTCGTTCGAAGACACATTGATTCTTTGCTCCATTAAAAAAAGTCGCGTATTATTTTTTCCTCCGTCTATCCATTCAAAAAAGAGGATACAAATGTGGTACAATCGCTAATTTTATCGATTACTGCACTGGTCTCCGTTATGCACTAAAATATActttaaaagattttttttctctgGGTTGGCTTAACCTCTTAAATGTTTTAACAATACTCAATTGTTTTGATACTAGACAACACAGAATCTTTTATATTTACACCAAAATTCATTCAATATATGTATCTCTGCAATCAACTTATCAATCCATACCACCGGCTTAAGCATATTCTGAGAATTCCTTTGCTGTTGTTGTGGTGTCTGTTGTTGTGCTGCTGACGAAGAAGAACTTGAAGAAATTTTCGGTGTTGGTGGCAACGGTCGATTTGCATGCTGTTGCGGTGGATCGGGAACTATGATTAGCCGTTGTGGAAGGGCAGGACGGGCTGGTGGCCCAGGCTCCTCAATCTGCTGGCGTTGATCACGCTGCAATGAAAATTGTATTGAGTTAGAAGTAGAAATGATTCAGTTAACCTACCGATTGCGGCTTTTGATTTCTATTCACTTGTGGCTGTTGTTCATTGTTAGCGTTGGTACGCCCTTCTTGAATTTGCTGGAAATTACGGCGGAGTGTATCACCTCCAGGTGCTTGTATGATAGACGAGGGTTCGCCAGCAATTTGCGGCTCTTCGTCGTCGTTATCCGAACCAGAATAATGATAATCTTCCCgttctttttcttgttttcgttTCTTGCAACGGTCGATATGATCTTTCAATTGAATTCTCACTTGTCGTTCAGTCGGTTGATCTTTGATAAAGGAATGCCGCAGTAGTTGTTCTGTGTAAGGCCTTTGATGATAGTCTTTCACTGAAAAGGGAAGTGGCAAATTTTCAGTGAAACATATTGTTTACAAATGAATCAAGAATTGTTAAATGTATAAAATCCAAATCCAATAATATACCAGAAAATATTCATTTCGAATTTGGGATAAAATGTTAGACAATTGAAACATAAATCCACGGCCATTTACTCAGCGATACCTTAAAAATTAACGAATTGTTAGTTCGGGGTAGCGTCCAGAACAACACTAGAAAGGTACAGACTAAGAACATTTTTTTGGGGAGGTTTCTTCTAGGGTTCAGATTAAATGGATTTTTTTCTTGAGACCAATTTACTTTAAACTAAACTCTCATACTTTCTTATAATTATCAAAACCTACAATAATGAATTCCCGTGGTAATGCAAGATATATTGTTTGTATGATTTTGTTCTCATGAGATCACGGATAGTTATTTCTATCAAGTACAAAGTAAACCTCAATGCAACATATGTGTTATTGTTGAATGCAACGAGTGAAATCGAAGGGTGAGAACGTTGATTGTGAAATTGCAGTTAATATAGGTCTTTATATTGTTTGCTATAATCATTTAAATATTGTTATTGAGAATTGACCTGTTTAACACAGAAgtcgtatttcgaaagctaggTTTCTGAGTTTACATCTCATTCAGAATTGTTAGAAGAGAAAGCTCAACTGTTCATGCAGCGTTATTTACAAGTGAAAACTTTTTGTAATGgaataaaagtaaaagaaatgcctttaaaatcgatttcttcATGTGGTTTTACCTTGTTCAGTGAAGACGGggcgatttttaatttttatagcATTGGAAATTAGCGCCTTTTATTTCTGTTATTAATGAAATGATTGACACTTAGTTGGTGGCTGTATACCagaatatttttgataaattatggaaattCGATCTAgctattaaacaagtcgggataccggaagccgggcgtttcgggcataaaggttttatgttcatcttatgggaGAAACTCTCAAGAATACAAAATACTccatcatattttgccaaacgactagatatacatatgtacatacaaatcaacGACATAAGTACTATGTTCACTTTAaataaacataataataatgattatGTCCTACATTATCGTCTATCCTGGAATTGGCTTTCCGATAAATTTCTAAaccataataatatactattgttagctTCATTTGTGCAGACATTGGAAtggtatgtattttgaggcctaggtttcatACAGTTAGTTAGGTtgtgagaatgagacctgtttcacttgttggagcacacattttgagccctatctctcctatgttttacccaatatcagaaataagatcaatttcgaaaagtactaattgagccctttcacttCATACAAATGTTTACATCTcttttttccatgtatgggaaccccaaaaccttattaaaatcgattaaatgtcTGTCTGTACGTCTGCCACATTTACTCCGAAACAAATGAAGCTTTcggcacgaaatttagtgggaaaATGTGGTCTATAAACTGCTACACCTGCCacgagttacatcattttgcgTAGGGTTTAAGGGAGccccccatatatgcgaaagggtaGAGCAAAATGAtttcgttaaaaataaaataagtttcCCTATATCAAACGACATATTTACTGTCGTAGAACTCGTTCCATGCTAGTAATTCTTGCTAACATCTAAGAAAAGCTCTCCTTTCCAAGTACTAatgcaaaaatatttatataaattaaGCTTACCGAGAACTGTTTCGATGAAACCATGAAATTTCTTTGACCACTTTTTCGATTTCAGTCGCGGGGGTAGATTTCGAGGAATTAGGAATAATGCCCGCATGGGATGTAAGTCACATAATGGTGGCTGAGATTCGGCCATCTCTAGAGCAGTTATACCCAAAGACCACAGATCTGATCGATTATCGTAGGTTGCTTCGGGATTTTCATCACACGCAATCACCTCTGGAGCCATCCAATACGGGGTACCTAAAAtgatatttaaatatattttcttattATATCAATTCGATAGAAAGACAACATTATCAAAATTTACTTTCAGAAAATTTATTGGGTACTTTACTCTTTGAAACAATTGAAGAAGAGCAATCCATTCAAGTAGAAAGAAATCTATAGATTCACTGTATAGCCAACTTGAGTAATAATAATTGGGTATAACAAATTCTTTGCGgcagttttggaaaaaaatgactTTTGTTTGTAAATTAAAGCTAAGGGGTAGAGTTTATACAAAATGAGatcaaagttttaaaaaaagtcaagcgacgacggctttatggtttcttaccagggcagaggcaaatcgtcggacgctgcctcacctctgccctgggagcagcgtgaccgtagcggctcgccgatgttgaatgctcctaaTTCGTAGAaaacgacatgcctacgaattatattgagcgcaaatccgccttattgaccagagcttggccagagctgaaatattcgttttgagaatgatggggtcctaagtccgcatcaacttaatgctggaccgcaCCGGACCGGAAGAGATCAAAGTTGTTAAAAACGTAAAACTTAAACTGAAAAATAAGCGATCAAGCTATAATAGAAGTCAGGTTGTATGAAGAGAAGATATAAAAGAAAACTTGACTTATGTCTCTATTCAAGttatttttaataaagaaaGTGGGGGTCACAGCCAAAAAGCCTAAAAACCATTATGCGGAGAACTGTTCTGAAGAATCCTTAAAGAAGAGAAATTAAATTAGCAGTGCATTAGAAGAAGAGAAATTGCTCTAAGAATGTTTGGGTTTCGAAGTTCATAGAGATAATTGCTCAATCTATTTAGGGGCTAGGGACGCTATTCAGCATAAA includes:
- the LOC119648307 gene encoding serine/threonine-protein kinase mig-15 isoform X11, coding for MAHQMAPSVNCSLDDIDLSTLKEPAGIFELIEVVGNGTYGQVYKGRHTKTGQLAAIKVMDVTEDEEEEIKLEINVLKKYSNHRNIATYYGAFIKKSLPGKDDQLWLVMEYCGAGSVTDLVKSTKGQSLKEEWIAYISREILRGLSYLHSNKVIHRDIKGQNVLLTDNAEVKLVDFGVSAQLDRTIGRRNTFIGTPYWMAPEVIACDENPEATYDNRSDLWSLGITALEMAESQPPLCDLHPMRALFLIPRNLPPRLKSKKWSKKFHGFIETVLVKDYHQRPYTEQLLRHSFIKDQPTERQVRIQLKDHIDRCKKRKQEKEREDYHYSGSDNDDEEPQIAGEPSSIIQAPGGDTLRRNFQQIQEGRTNANNEQQPQVNRNQKPQSRDQRQQIEEPGPPARPALPQRLIIVPDPPQQHANRPLPPTPKISSSSSSSAAQQQTPQQQQRNSQNMLKPVLPPRKPEDLDMLAAQLNELGVSQQSRQKSSEQAGKESHQRSDVAPAVNVRHSNSSAPGQLKPAPAPPASNNHHVESVNPLDPIDSSDTDSEPDEPNDRGRNDGTLLASDPPKPLPEFSYRPGLGPLSEDSSNAPPTHGSGGPPNRPLPPTPDDDDQAGDRTLIMKRKFETQSSIASTSSTASENENEETVLLRDWDFEKFFPNRTSLDRSKSSTLVSNSHLDRNNRINCSVPTCKVAVQSGQQQRKISAPSSSSSSTANDKKKAEEYNNKVKLEERVKSEMLAANQKLDNISNIQKSSSSSSANNSSNSNNNKNHKRQDSESKLPLNFVRGFRREKSDFFPLSKRHSAILGERLSPVNISAQLRSSAIFQRNRNKGEPVLTDFVTKAAEQQSQAPHANKKQQGQMMTSQQQNISVTSSSSPSNSRNESSWTNTLTSRNLDFLRPRREKTESVIFVRNSTARQQMLLAQQNRSGESSGLGTPGTRTSSVLPDLLSQASPATPPRHDKSSSEEKQRSFLTFGFGAGSSGSGPSRRESHVNVNVTPTSHDAASDTPEIRKYKKRFNSEILCAALWGVNLLIGTENGLMLLDRSGQGKVYQLISRRRFQQMEVLEGQNILVTISGKKNRVRVYYLSWLKSKILRTDGLSDQVERRHGWINVGELQGAIHFKIVKYERIKFLVIALKDSIEIYAWAPKPYHKFMAFKNFGELNHRPLLVDLTIEDQSRLKVIYGSAEGFHAVDLDSAAVYNIYLPKHTQGSIVPHCIVTLPNSNGMQLLLCYDNEGVYVTTSGRVSKNIVLQWGEMPTSVAYIGTGQIMGWGNKAIEIRSVETGHLDGVFMHKKAQRLKFLCERNDKVFFSSAKGASSCQIYFMTLNKPGMANW
- the LOC119648307 gene encoding serine/threonine-protein kinase mig-15 isoform X9, coding for MAHQMAPSVNCSLDDIDLSTLKEPAGIFELIEVVGNGTYGQVYKGRHTKTGQLAAIKVMDVTEDEEEEIKLEINVLKKYSNHRNIATYYGAFIKKSLPGKDDQLWLVMEYCGAGSVTDLVKSTKGQSLKEEWIAYISREILRGLSYLHSNKVIHRDIKGQNVLLTDNAEVKLVDFGVSAQLDRTIGRRNTFIGTPYWMAPEVIACDENPEATYDNRSDLWSLGITALEMAESQPPLCDLHPMRALFLIPRNLPPRLKSKKWSKKFHGFIETVLVKDYHQRPYTEQLLRHSFIKDQPTERQVRIQLKDHIDRCKKRKQEKEREDYHYSGSDNDDEEPQIAGEPSSIIQAPGGDTLRRNFQQIQEGRTNANNEQQPQVNRNQKPQSRDQRQQIEEPGPPARPALPQRLIIVPDPPQQHANRPLPPTPKISSSSSSSAAQQQTPQQQQRNSQNMLKPVSRQKSSEQAGKESHQRSDVAPAVNVRHSNSSAPGQLKPAPAPPASNNHHVESVNPLDPIDSSDTDSEPDEPNDRGRNDGTLLASDPPKPLPEFSYRPGLGPLSEDSSNAPPTHGSGGPPNRPLPPTPDDDDQAGDRTLIMKRKFETQSSIASTSSTASENENEETVLLRDWDFEKFFPNRTSLDRSKSSTLVSNSHLDRNNRINCSVPTCKVAVQSGQQQRKISAPSSSSSSTANDKKKAEEYNNKVKLEERVKSEMLAANQKLDNISNIQKSSSSSSANNSSNSNNNKNHKRQDSESKLPLNFVRGFRREKSDFFPLSKRHSAILGERLSPVNISAQLRSSAIFQRNRNKGEPVLTDFVTKAAEQQSQAPHANKKQQGQMMTSQQQNISVTSSSSPSNSRNESSWTNTLTSRNLDFLRPRREKTESVIFVRNSTARQQMLLAQQNRSGESSGLGTPGTRTSSVLPDLLSQASPATPPRHDKSSSEERCIPYRAAISSSVHSTPSKSFIANSSPQSTVSSSSSRHNSPNQSINNKNGMSNNKTPPSLPPHAYALQQKQRSFLTFGFGAGSSGSGPSRRESHVNVNVTPTSHDAASDTPEIRKYKKRFNSEILCAALWGVNLLIGTENGLMLLDRSGQGKVYQLISRRRFQQMEVLEGQNILVTISGKKNRVRVYYLSWLKSKILRTDGLSDQVERRHGWINVGELQGAIHFKIVKYERIKFLVIALKDSIEIYAWAPKPYHKFMAFKNFGELNHRPLLVDLTIEDQSRLKVIYGSAEGFHAVDLDSAAVYNIYLPKHTQGSIVPHCIVTLPNSNGMQLLLCYDNEGVYVTTSGRVSKNIVLQWGEMPTSVAYIGTGQIMGWGNKAIEIRSVETGHLDGVFMHKKAQRLKFLCERNDKVFFSSAKGASSCQIYFMTLNKPGMANCLNNLPNYTCGYS
- the LOC119648307 gene encoding misshapen-like kinase 1 isoform X8, which translates into the protein MAHQMAPSVNCSLDDIDLSTLKEPAGIFELIEVVGNGTYGQVYKGRHTKTGQLAAIKVMDVTEDEEEEIKLEINVLKKYSNHRNIATYYGAFIKKSLPGKDDQLWLVMEYCGAGSVTDLVKSTKGQSLKEEWIAYISREILRGLSYLHSNKVIHRDIKGQNVLLTDNAEVKLVDFGVSAQLDRTIGRRNTFIGTPYWMAPEVIACDENPEATYDNRSDLWSLGITALEMAESQPPLCDLHPMRALFLIPRNLPPRLKSKKWSKKFHGFIETVLVKDYHQRPYTEQLLRHSFIKDQPTERQVRIQLKDHIDRCKKRKQEKEREDYHYSGSDNDDEEPQIAGEPSSIIQAPGGDTLRRNFQQIQEGRTNANNEQQPQVNRNQKPQSRDQRQQIEEPGPPARPALPQRLIIVPDPPQQHANRPLPPTPKISSSSSSSAAQQQTPQQQQRNSQNMLKPVLPPRKPESRQKSSEQAGKESHQRSDVAPAVNVRHSNSSAPGQLKPAPAPPASNNHHVESVNPLDPIDSSDTDSEPDEPNDRGRNDGTLLASDPPKPLPEFSYRPGLGPLSEDSSNAPPTHGSGGPPNRPLPPTPDDDDQAGDRTLIMKRKFETQSSIASTSSTASENENEETVLLRDWDFEKFFPNRTSLDRSKSSTLVSNSHLDRNNRINCSVPTCKVAVQSGQQQRKISAPSSSSSSTANDKKKAEEYNNKVKLEERVKSEMLAANQKLDNISNIQKSSSSSSANNSSNSNNNKNHKRQDSESKLPLNFVRGFRREKSDFFPLSKRHSAILGERLSPVNISAQLRSSAIFQRNRNKGEPVLTDFVTKAAEQQSQAPHANKKQQGQMMTSQQQNISVTSSSSPSNSRNESSWTNTLTSRNLDFLRPRREKTESVIFVRNSTARQQMLLAQQNRSGESSGLGTPGTRTSSVLPDLLSQASPATPPRHDKSSSEERCIPYRAAISSSVHSTPSKSFIANSSPQSTVSSSSSRHNSPNQSINNKNGMSNNKTPPSLPPHAYALQQKQRSFLTFGFGAGSSGSGPSRRESHVNVNVTPTSHDAASDTPEIRKYKKRFNSEILCAALWGVNLLIGTENGLMLLDRSGQGKVYQLISRRRFQQMEVLEGQNILVTISGKKNRVRVYYLSWLKSKILRTDGLSDQVERRHGWINVGELQGAIHFKIVKYERIKFLVIALKDSIEIYAWAPKPYHKFMAFKNFGELNHRPLLVDLTIEDQSRLKVIYGSAEGFHAVDLDSAAVYNIYLPKHTQGSIVPHCIVTLPNSNGMQLLLCYDNEGVYVTTSGRVSKNIVLQWGEMPTSVAYIGTGQIMGWGNKAIEIRSVETGHLDGVFMHKKAQRLKFLCERNDKVFFSSAKGASSCQIYFMTLNKPGMANCLNNLPNYTCGYS
- the LOC119648307 gene encoding serine/threonine-protein kinase mig-15 isoform X5, which codes for MAHQMAPSVNCSLDDIDLSTLKEPAGIFELIEVVGNGTYGQVYKGRHTKTGQLAAIKVMDVTEDEEEEIKLEINVLKKYSNHRNIATYYGAFIKKSLPGKDDQLWLVMEYCGAGSVTDLVKSTKGQSLKEEWIAYISREILRGLSYLHSNKVIHRDIKGQNVLLTDNAEVKLVDFGVSAQLDRTIGRRNTFIGTPYWMAPEVIACDENPEATYDNRSDLWSLGITALEMAESQPPLCDLHPMRALFLIPRNLPPRLKSKKWSKKFHGFIETVLVKDYHQRPYTEQLLRHSFIKDQPTERQVRIQLKDHIDRCKKRKQEKEREDYHYSGSDNDDEEPQIAGEPSSIIQAPGGDTLRRNFQQIQEGRTNANNEQQPQVNRNQKPQSRDQRQQIEEPGPPARPALPQRLIIVPDPPQQHANRPLPPTPKISSSSSSSAAQQQTPQQQQRNSQNMLKPVLPPRKPEDLDMLAAQLNELGVSQQSRQKSSEQAGKESHQRSDVAPAVNVRHSNSSAPGQLKPAPAPPASNNHHVESVNPLDPIDSSDTDSEPDEPNDRGRNDGTLLASDPPKPLPEFSYRPGLGPLSEDSSNAPPTHGSGGPPNRPLPPTPDDDDQAGDRTLIMKRKFETQSSIASTSSTASENENEETVLLRDWDFEKFFPNRTSLDRSKSSTLVSNSHLDRNNRINCSVPTCKVAVQSGQQQRKISAPSSSSSSTANDKKKAEEYNNKVKLEERVKSEMLAANQKLDNISNIQKSSSSSSANNSSNSNNNKNHKRQDSESKLPLNFVRGFRREKSDFFPLSKRHSAILGERLSPVNISAQLRSSAIFQRNRNKGEPVLTDFVTKAAEQQSQAPHANKKQQGQMMTSQQQNISVTSSSSPSNSRNESSWTNTLTSRNLDFLRPRREKTESVIFVRNSTARQQMLLAQQNRSGESSGLGTPGTRTSSVLPDLLSQASPATPPRHDKSSSEERCIPYRAAISSSVHSTPSKSFIANSSPQSTVSSSSSRHNSPNQSINNKNGMSNNKTPPSLPPHAYALQQKQRSFLTFGFGAGSSGSGPSRRESHVNVNVTPTSHDAASDTPEIRKYKKRFNSEILCAALWGVNLLIGTENGLMLLDRSGQGKVYQLISRRRFQQMEVLEGQNILVTISGKKNRVRVYYLSWLKSKILRTDGLSDQVERRHGWINVGELQGAIHFKIVKYERIKFLVIALKDSIEIYAWAPKPYHKFMAFKNFGELNHRPLLVDLTIEDQSRLKVIYGSAEGFHAVDLDSAAVYNIYLPKHTQGSIVPHCIVTLPNSNGMQLLLCYDNEGVYVTTSGRVSKNIVLQWGEMPTSVAYIGTGQIMGWGNKAIEIRSVETGHLDGVFMHKKAQRLKFLCERNDKVFFSSAKGASSCQIYFMTLNKPGMANW